The following is a genomic window from Leptotrichia trevisanii DSM 22070.
TATAATCAATATAAAAAATTTAAAGAAAGGAGCTTGTATAATGTAACTATATTATACAAGGAAGTAAAATGTCAATTGGTGTATTTGACTCTGGAATTGGAGGACTGACAGTATTAAAGGAAATTAGAAAAGTTCTGCCAAGTGAAAAAATATATTATCTTGGGGATACCGCAAGAGTCCCATATGGAGAAAAGACAAAGGAACTAATTATCCGATATTCAAAAGAAATAGTTGAATTTTTGTTAGAAAAAAATGTAAGTGCTATTGTAGTGGCTTGTAATACAGCGACAGCCTTAGCTTTAAACGAGTTAAAAGAAATATTTAAAATTCCAATTATAGGAGTAATTGAAGCAGGTGCAAGAACGGCAATAAATACTACACAAAATGGGAAAATTGGAGTTATAGGAACAAAAGCGACGATAAAATCAGGAAAATATGAAGAAGAAATAAAACTTTTCAACACAAAGGCAGAAGTTCTTCAGAAAGCATGCCCACTTTTTGTGCCTGCAGTGGAAGAAGGAATTTTAAGCGGAAAATTAGTAAATCAAATAATAAAAACATATCTTGATGATTTTGAAGGGGAAATTGACACATTAATATTAGGATGTACTCATTATCCACTATTAAAAGATGCTATCAGCCAAATTTATCCAGCTATAAAAATAGTGGATCCAGCAAAAGAAACGGCTCTAGATTTAAAAAATATTTTGCAAAAAAATGAATTTCTAAAGAATGATGCCAGAAAAAATGAAGAGGTAAAATACTATGTAACAGATGGACGGGAAAAATTTAAAGAAATTGGCATTATGTTTTT
Proteins encoded in this region:
- the murI gene encoding glutamate racemase codes for the protein MSIGVFDSGIGGLTVLKEIRKVLPSEKIYYLGDTARVPYGEKTKELIIRYSKEIVEFLLEKNVSAIVVACNTATALALNELKEIFKIPIIGVIEAGARTAINTTQNGKIGVIGTKATIKSGKYEEEIKLFNTKAEVLQKACPLFVPAVEEGILSGKLVNQIIKTYLDDFEGEIDTLILGCTHYPLLKDAISQIYPAIKIVDPAKETALDLKNILQKNEFLKNDARKNEEVKYYVTDGREKFKEIGIMFLEENINEVELIKL